Proteins encoded by one window of Candidatus Binatia bacterium:
- a CDS encoding Thivi_2564 family membrane protein, giving the protein MPLINVIIVLVIVGVLLYIVETLLPIDATIRRIIHIVVVLAVCIWLLQAFGIIGPLGSFRFR; this is encoded by the coding sequence ATGCCACTGATTAACGTGATCATAGTTCTAGTGATCGTTGGAGTGCTTCTCTACATTGTAGAGACCCTTCTTCCAATTGATGCAACGATCAGACGTATCATTCATATCGTTGTCGTTCTCGCGGTCTGCATATGGTTGCTGCAAGCATTCGGAATCATTGGGCCATTGGGATCGTTTCGGTTCAGATAG